Proteins co-encoded in one Enterobacter sp. R4-368 genomic window:
- a CDS encoding oligopeptide/dipeptide ABC transporter ATP-binding protein yields the protein MSTPILEAFDLSKRFAGPTRLFAPKRYVTAVDRISLAVYPGETLAIVGESGSGKSTLGRLLLRLLAASEGRVYYQGEEITHASGARLNQLRRELQIIFQDPFASLNPRMTVEQIVGEPLWLHQKIGKAERQARVAELLGTVGLPAAWARRYPHEFSGGQRQRIGIARALASGPKLLLGDEPVSALDVSVQAQVVNLLETLKQQLGLTMIIVAHGLAVIRHMSDRVAVMYLGQIVEMATVDEIFDAPLHPYTQALMASAPQPQPGIVRETPLLQGDLPNPASPPQGCRFHTRCPFATDECQQREPITQVLEGGRQVSCHRWQEINRDRSVIQIAPPSAAFLRRRALFEHAASHSSP from the coding sequence ATGAGCACGCCGATCCTCGAAGCTTTCGACCTGAGCAAACGTTTTGCCGGGCCAACCCGCTTGTTTGCGCCAAAACGTTATGTCACGGCGGTGGATCGTATTTCCCTGGCGGTTTACCCGGGCGAAACGCTGGCGATTGTGGGGGAGTCCGGTTCAGGAAAGTCGACGCTTGGTCGCCTGCTATTGCGTTTGCTGGCGGCGTCCGAAGGGCGCGTTTACTACCAGGGAGAGGAGATCACCCATGCCAGCGGCGCGCGATTAAACCAGCTTCGGCGCGAGCTGCAAATTATCTTTCAGGATCCGTTTGCTTCGCTCAACCCGCGTATGACGGTAGAGCAGATTGTTGGTGAGCCGCTGTGGTTGCACCAGAAAATCGGTAAAGCGGAACGACAGGCACGCGTTGCCGAGCTGCTTGGCACCGTGGGTCTGCCTGCGGCGTGGGCCAGACGCTACCCGCATGAGTTTTCCGGCGGCCAGCGCCAGCGTATTGGCATTGCCCGCGCGCTGGCTTCCGGGCCGAAATTGCTGCTTGGCGATGAACCCGTTTCCGCACTGGATGTGTCGGTGCAAGCGCAGGTGGTCAACCTGCTGGAGACGCTGAAACAGCAGCTTGGTTTAACCATGATCATCGTCGCGCACGGGCTGGCGGTGATTCGCCATATGAGCGACCGCGTGGCGGTGATGTACCTTGGGCAAATTGTGGAAATGGCAACGGTGGATGAGATCTTCGATGCGCCGTTGCATCCCTACACCCAGGCGCTGATGGCGTCTGCTCCGCAACCGCAGCCCGGCATTGTGCGCGAAACGCCGCTGTTGCAGGGTGATTTACCCAATCCCGCAAGCCCGCCGCAGGGCTGCCGTTTTCATACCCGCTGCCCGTTTGCGACAGACGAGTGCCAGCAACGTGAGCCCATCACACAGGTACTCGAAGGTGGTCGCCAGGTCTCTTGTCATCGCTGGCAGGAGATTAACCGCGACCGCAGCGTGATTCAGATTGCTCCCCCCTCAGCCGCGTTCTTGCGCCGTCGCGCGCTGTTTGAACACGCGGCCTCTCACTCCTCCCCTTAA